A genomic window from Geothermobacter ehrlichii includes:
- a CDS encoding BC1872 family protein: MREQLISAGLWDPSNPNNPARSITAARQVMRRLAVRFRYQGQDAKGHYEYVVYEPQTGSTIATGRGETPAIAICRAALQARRRN, from the coding sequence ATGCGTGAACAACTGATTTCGGCCGGGCTCTGGGATCCGTCCAATCCCAACAACCCGGCCCGCAGCATCACCGCCGCCAGGCAGGTGATGCGCCGCCTCGCAGTCCGCTTCCGCTACCAGGGGCAGGACGCGAAGGGGCATTACGAGTACGTGGTCTACGAACCGCAGACCGGCTCGACCATCGCCACCGGTCGCGGTGAAACCCCGGCCATCGCCATCTGCCGGGCGGCTCTGCAGGCCCGCAGGCGCAACTGA